The proteins below are encoded in one region of Oryzias melastigma strain HK-1 linkage group LG9, ASM292280v2, whole genome shotgun sequence:
- the rorb gene encoding nuclear receptor ROR-beta, producing the protein MRAQIEVIPCKICGDKSSGIHYGVITCEGCKGFFRRSQQNNASYSCPRQRNCLIDRTNRNRCQHCRLQKCLALGMSRDAVKFGRMSKKQRDSLYAEVQKHQARLQEQRQQQTGEAEALARVYSTSLTNGLSTLNHEIGGTYANGHVIDLPKGGHSNGGGIPGGYYGMDSTQPSPDQSGLDMSGMKHIKQEPVYDLTPVPNLFSYGGYQESHLGPNNVSMGELDRIAQNIIKSHLETCQYTTEELQQLAWQTHSYEEIKMYQSKPRDVLWQQCAIQITHAIQYVVEFAKRISGFMELCQNDQILLLKSGCLEVVLVRMCRAFNPLNNTVLFEGKYGGMQMFKSLGCDDLVSAVFDFAKSLCSLQLTEEEIALFSAAVLISTDRPWLMEPRKVQKLQEKIYFALQHIMQKNHMDEDALAKLISRIPTLSALCTLHTEELQAFQQLHPETVNVLFPPLYKELFNPDPNSAMVMPK; encoded by the exons ccCAAATCGAAGTTATACCATGCAAAATCTGTGGAGACAAATCATCCGGAATCCATTACGGAGTCATTACGTGTGAAGGATGTAAG GGTTTCTTCAGACGGAGCCAGCAGAACAATGCCTCGTATTCCTGCCCCCGCCAGAGGAACTGCCTCATCGACAGAACAAACCGCAACCGCTGCCAACACTGCCGCCTGCAGAAATGTCTTGCACTAGGAATGTCCAGAGATG CTGTTAAGTTTGGCCGCATGTCAAAGAAGCAACGTGACAGCCTGTATGCAGAGGTGCAGAAGCACCAGGCCCGGCTGCAggagcagcggcagcagcagacTGGTGAAGCTGAAGCACTGGCTCGTGTTTACTCCACCAGCCTAACCAACGGACTATCCACGCTCAATCATGAAATCGGAGGGACATATGCCAATGGTCACGTCATAGACCTACCCAAAGGCGGCCATAGTAACGGAGGTGGAATTCCAGGGGGCTACTATGGGATGGATTCTACCCAGCCGTCTCCAGATCAGTCGGGTTTGGACATGTCAGGCATGAAGCACATTAAGCAGGAGCCGGTTTATGACCTTACCCCCGTACCCAACCTCTTCAGCTACGGAGGCTACCAGGAAAGTCATCTCGGGCCTAACAATGTCAGCATGGGAGAGCTCG ATCGTATTGCTCAAAATATTATCAAGTCTCATTTGGAGACTTGTCAGTACACAACAGAAGAGCTCCAGCAGCTGGCTTGGCAGACACATTCCTATGAAGAGATCAAAATGTACCAGAGCAAG CCCCGGGACGTGCTGTGGCAGCAGTGTGCCATCCAGATTACCCATGCAATCCAGTATGTAGTGGAGTTTGCCAAGCGCATCTCAGGCTTCATGGAACTGTGCCAGAATGACCAAATCCTCCTACTCAAGTCAG GTTGTTTGGAGGTAGTGTTGGTCAGGATGTGCAGAGCCTTTAACCCCCTCAACAACACTGTGCTCTTTGAAGGAAAGTACGGTGGCATGCAGATGTTCAAATCTCTAG gttGTGACGACTTAGTAAGTGCAGTGTTTGACTTTGCCAAGAGTCTGTGCTCACTGCAGCTAACAGAGGAGGAGATTGCTCTTTTTTCGGCAGCTGTACTAATTTCTACAG ATCGACCCTGGCTGATGGAACCTCGAAAAGTTCAGAAGCTCCAGGAGAAGATCTACTTTGCTCTTCAACACATTATGCAGAAGAACCACATGGATGAAGATGCACTGGCTAAG CTGATCAGCCGAATCCCAACACTGTCAGCTCTGTGCACGCTCCACACGGAGGAGCTCCAGGCCTTCCAGCAACTCCACCCAGAAACGGTCAACGTCCTCTTTCCTCCGCTCTACAAAGAACTTTTTAACCCTGACCCTAACTCCGCCATGGTTATGCCCAAGTGA